Part of the Sorghum bicolor cultivar BTx623 chromosome 1, Sorghum_bicolor_NCBIv3, whole genome shotgun sequence genome, AAAAACATACTTGTAGCTGTTGGCGGTCGGCCATCCAAACCAAACATCCCAGGAATAGAGCATGTCATTGATTCTGATGCAGCATTGGATTTGCCTTCCAGACCTGAGAAGATTGCAATAGTGGGAGGTGGATATATTGCTTTGGAATTCGCTGGTATTTTCAATggcttgaagagtgatgttcATGTTTTCATCCGCCAAAAGAAAGTGCTGAGAGGCTTTGACGAGGAGGTGAGAAAGTATCATAAAATAAAGTACTTGGATATCAAAATTGAAGGTGCTAATCTGAGTTGAAGATCTATGCCTTGAGTTATATCTTAACTGCTTTGTTTAGGTCAGGGATTTTGTTGCAGAACAGATGTCTTTGAGGGGTGTCAAATTTCATACAGCACAAAGTCCTGTAGCAGTAACTAAGTCAGATGATGGTTTGTTGTCTCTGAAGACAAACAAAGAAACTGTCAGTGGGTTCTCACATGTCATGTTTGCAACAGGTCGAAAGCCAAACACAAAGGTTAATATCATTTTACCACGTCATTTCTACTTATGTTTTATGACATATATGTAGTATTCTCTTTGCATGCATCTTGATACAAAAGCGTATGTTTTTAGAATTTGGGTCTGGAAGATGTCGGGGTCAAAATGGATGAGCATGGTGCTATTGTGGTACGTATGTAATATAATGAGATCAATTTTTGTGCATTGACTTGAACTTAAAACTTTCCTGACTGTTGATCATCATTAAATGGCATTGGGAACTCATGGAATAAATCTGTCATTCTAGGTTGATGAGTATTCTCGGACTTCAGTTGATTCAATCTGGGCTGTTGGGGATGTCACCAATAGATTGAACCTAACGCCAATTGCATTAATGGAAGCTGGGGCAATAGCAAGGACCATTTTCGGCGATGAACCTATCAGAGCAGATTACAGGTACGTTTGTATATATGATGTACTTTCATGTTAGTTCATGAAAACCCATATGCCCCAACCTTTTACTGAATGTCAGTCATGTAAACTACTTCTGGCTataaattttgaaataaatttgtacttgtgctttttgatagTGCCGTGCCATCTGCTGTGTTCTCTCAGCCGCCAATTGGGCATGTTGGCCTTACTGAAGATGAGGTAATATAATGCACAATTGTATCATTttgaaattcataacttcttttTGTCAGTCTATGATTAATTGAGTAAAACATTACACTTGCAGGCTACTGAAACATATGGTGATATTGACATCTACATATCAAATTTCAAACCTCAGGGCAACTCTTTCTGGTCTACCTGATCGTGTGTTTATGAAGGTTATTGTGTGTGCCAAAACAAACAAAGTCCTTGGAGTGCACATGTGTGGTGAAGATGCACCTGAGATTATTCAGGTTTGTGCATGTGTTGATTTTCTATTGATTTATATCTTCATATCCATTCTTTAGTTAATTCATTATGCATGTACATTAATATACAGGGTATTGCAATTGCTGTTAAGGCTGGGTTGACGAAGCAAAATTTTGATTCCACTATTGGTGTTCATCCAACAACTGCTGAGGAATTTGTCACAATGAGAAACCCAACTAGGAAGCTCCGAAGACGCACTACTGCTGAGGTATGTTAATTCCATATTACATCGTAGAAATACATTGTTTAACTCTGCTCAACTTGTGTGTTCTGTGTCTACTTCTTACCTATTCATCTTATGACTTCAGGCAAAGACTAAAGACAAGGCTGCAAGTCAGAAATAGCTATCACTCGTTTACAGTGAGGTAAGCATTTGAAACACAAATATACGAATTTAGAATCATGTGGCATGATCGACTTATTTCTTAAATATGAGAGCAATAAATTGCTCTTTGTTATTATCCTGTACCTCACCAACATCATCCCAAAACTGTGCTCTTGTAGTTCTGTTGACAAGAGTTATCTATTGCATTGAAACTTTACAATGCAATGTGATTTTTCTACAAAGTAACATAAATTAACTCTTGTAATATGTTTTTCACAACTCGCAAATGAATGAGTGCGATTGTTTTTATTCCTCCATTTCTTTGACTCTAATGTAGTTTTGCTTGCAGGCATCCAAACCTGGTCATTTTTTAGCTTTGGGAACAAGAGGTGGGTAACTGTATAGCAGAGTAGCATTTGGTGAAGAATCCACAATTGCAGCTGCTGAAGAATGAAAATGTATTATAACATTGATCAACTGTCTCATATTGCATTACTTTGACAACACGGTTGAAATACCTAGTGTAGAAATTGCATTACTTTTGCAGTGTTTTGTTGAAATACATACTGAAGAAGTGGAGATCTTGGTATAACCACAAAGAGTATTTAGATGGTTTTCTTCTGTTGGGGTATATCCAGTTTACTGGCCTATATGCATGCACATGCATcaacccttttttttttcttccttccAGACACGCTGAAGTAACtattattttagtttttttcgGGTACTGTATAAGTGTTGTCATCGTGCCTTCTCTTGTGTATATGTTTTTCTCGAAACAAACTCTTTCTGTATATGTTTTCATCATCAGATAATAGCGTGCCAGCATATATCAATACATACTTAGGCCACTCAGGAGACCAACAAAAGGTTGAAAAATGAATGATTGTAATGGTTGAAGCCTATAAATAAAGTGAATGATTTTAGAGTTAAGGGTCGCAGAATGTAATAGTGTGACACTTGCAGATTGAAAAGGGTTAttgttctttcttttttgtTGATACAATCATATTGGAGTGGTTGTTTTCAGCTTTGTCAGGtcgaaataatatttttttaaagcaCAATACTATAAGTGGTTTTTTTGATACAATCATTATTGGAGTGGTTGTTTTCATCAAAAGAGAGtggaataatattttttaaaagcaCAATACTATAAGTGTGTTTTTTTTGATACAATCATTATTGGAGTGGTTGTTTTCATCAAAAGAGAGtggaataatatttttttagctATGcgattaatttttttataaatattttaaaGAAATTCACTGTGCTTGGGGGGAAGGGGGAGGTGGGGGGTGGTCACGGCCTTTGCCGCCCCCCTGTTTCCGCCATGGAGTGCAAATGTTACTATTGCTATATGTGCATACAGTGAGAACTAGACACTTTGTTGAATGCCCTTTTGATACACAATATAAAATTAAAACCTGAGCATTGTTTCGCTGTCAGCAAAAGAAGGTTATTCCCGGCCGGGGGCGCTCTCGTGTCCAAAAGATGGCCATGCCCATCTCCAGAGTCAGGGGCATATATCCTTTCGATAGGATGAATGAACAAAGTAGCTAGCTGCTAGTAACTTAAcatagcataccacataacattATTATGGGTGCAGAAAAGGCTGTCCCATTCCCATGCCATGGATAGATATGAGCCGGGCGCACATATCTTTATCGGAATTTCAGTATACAAAATATTTGGTACGTGGATGAGGAATGCACCTTGGAATCTCTGTCTCTGTCTCCCCCCCCTCTCCCTCAGTTTAAAGGACTCTAGATAAGATAGGACGTCCATTTGCTTGcttcacatatatatatatatatttgcaccGCGTGTCAAGGACGATGGCGTCGTCTTCGTAGGTAGACCCGCCGGGAACAGCAAAGTGAAGGTTTTGAACAGTTGAGTGACGAGGTTGATCCATTGTCGACATAAAGCAGCCGAAAGCCCCTATTTTACATTCATCTACAGCTTCAGCGGCGGCTCGACCGCTACACTGTCGGCATGGGGTGACACCAGAGAACATCTGTTGTTTCTATAATTTGCGGTGAGAAACAGAGAAAGTTATATTCGAGTCAGGTAGTTAGCTAGCCCATCACATAACTGTGCTAGATGTGATATATATGATCTAGTGTGATCTACTTGTAGTAGGCACACGGATGCCGCTTAACTTTTTTTCCTCCCGCCGGCCGAGCAGCGAGCACTCCTCTGATGGCGATCCATCGAGGCTTTCCACCGCCACACCTCATGCAGATGCCTTGTCCCTTTATTTTTCCTGTCCGGTCCACCTCTTCCCAATACAAGCAACGTGCTAATTCTTGTTCCGTGGACTACACCAAGCCACCTCTCTCTCCGCTCCGATTTCGTCTCTCCGTCCTGCTTTGAGTTCGTCACGGGCGGCGGCCGGTAGTCCGCGAAACTTATCTGCCAAATGTGTCAGttctataataatatttttctctcataaaaaGTTAATAAATAGTATTAACTTATCAGTTAAGCGAACAGACTGAAATTAAATACATATATTTCATAACAGTATTATATCATACGAGGACTTCTATAATATGCCAATAAATATTCTTACGAGAAACAGTTTATTTGGCTACTATGGACTGCGATCGAGCTGTCGGCTGCCGACCGTGTGAGATCGAGACCATTCAATCACCGTCGTCCTTTTTGTAGATGTTGCCAAAGACAACGTGTGTAGGGGTTAGTTCTAGAAGTGACTGCTTTTCATAAGATCTTCCATGACAAATATATCAGATCCCAACTTGGACCCACATATATCCAAATTTAGATAAAGCAATTCCTGACGAGACAACTCAAAAAGATCTTTTCTGTTCCAGTCCTACAAACATTTGTTGTATTTCCCATTCATGTGAACGTAGACTTCATGTCACAAAATTCTGCAACTTAattttaaggtcttgtttagttcgtgaaaagaaatttttttagGTACTATAGCACATttgtaaaagattcgtctcgcaaaatacatgaaaactatgcaattagttatttttaatctatatttaatgctctatgtatgtgtctaaacatttgatgtgatgaggcgAAACATTTttaggtgggaactaaacagagcTTAATTTGTTTCAACCTGAACACCAGCTGAAATTTCCTTCCTAATTAACAAATTAGCTATTGTGGTCGACCTTTTACCTCTACCTATCACTAGCACATGTCCGGACATCACTATCGTGAGTGTATTGTGACTTCTAAAATTTATATTGAAATACAATGTATTCTAAATAATGATAATGTTTAGATTTGGTAAGATTTGTTAAAAAAGAAGCCATGATTTAAGGAGAAACTCTACAATTAGAATAATCCATGGATACATGTGTCATTTGATTATTCTCTTAAGttgttttaaaatttttagaacGCACTGTATTATAGGACATATCTCTGCTATAACTGGATACAACAGAGGGCAGTCGGTCACCCGGTACAATATCAGTAGGATCACTTTTCGGGCCTAGCTTCTTCTATATATATTGGTAGCATTGGGGTCAGTATCAGGTCTAGCCTCTTCTATACATTGATAGTATTGGGGTTAGTGCCAGTTTAGTAGCTTCAACCAACAATGTTCTTCATTTCCCAAGTTTTACATACTTTATTATTACATTTGATTAGGGTTGATAACTAAAATTTTACATTTGATTTCATCACATATCTCCCAAGATTTGACACCGAATACATCATAATTGTAAACCATACATACATACTTAATAGGCAAAGATGAAGTCTGAACACAAGGTCTACCAAAGATGAAAAAAATTAGAGGCATTGTAAATTGACTAGGATCTAGAGCAAAAATGCAAATGATCCTACAATGCATGTGAGGTGGGCCTTGAACATGCATTGTACTTGAAATGATCTACAATTTCTTTGAAAGGAAATCCACAGAACAAATCATAATGTGATAGTCCCAGGAGATCATACCATCACATTATCAAAATCCAGCTGATAACGCAGTTCATATGTATCGAATACCTGTTACATCGTTAATTAGCAGAATCACACATCACATAGAACAACATCAAGTAGATGCGTAGCGCCTTAGGGGTGAATACTCCATCTCCACAAGCAGACTCAAACATAGGACAAGACCCTCTAATAGTCGTACTTAGGCTTATCACCCATTAAATAATTTTTAGTACAATTTATATTGGCTAGTGACTCCCATACcatgctttgctttgctttacGGAAAGTTGTTTGCAAGGGTAAGAGAAAAGAACCTACTATTTGGCCGTGGTTTCCTATGCAAATTTTATCATTATGTACTAGTTATTCTCAAGTTTTAACCGATCCACCCCATCCATAATCCACACAATCACACCACACTCTTACATCTCACCACCACGCTCTCTAGTTGACATTGCCTCAACGTCCTTGGGCCAGATCCTTATCCAACCCAAGGGGAAGAGAAGAAGACACCACTCTGGCActctctagtcaagtg contains:
- the LOC8059472 gene encoding LOW QUALITY PROTEIN: glutathione reductase, chloroplastic/mitochondrial (The sequence of the model RefSeq protein was modified relative to this genomic sequence to represent the inferred CDS: inserted 2 bases in 1 codon) encodes the protein MAAATLPSASAKAAVRNLGRAVSSRQPLLLLLHASSRRGLLPHPLVASAKSQGAHLRRPLSVSASAAATGGNNGAAPRAAEREYDYDLFTIGAGSGGMRASRVASALYGARAAVCEMPFATVASDALGGVGGTCVLRGCVPKKLLVYASKYSHEFEESRGFGWVYGTDPKHDWRTLITNKNLELQRLVGIQTNTLKNSGVTVIEGRGKIVDPHTVSVDGKHYTAKNILVAVGGRPSKPNIPGIEHVIDSDAALDLPSRPEKIAIVGGGYIALEFAGIFNGLKSDVHVFIRQKKVLRGFDEEVRDFVAEQMSLRGVKFHTAQSPVAVTKSDDGLLSLKTNKETVSGFSHVMFATGRKPNTKNLGLEDVGVKMDEHGAIVVDEYSRTSVDSIWAVGDVTNRLNLTPIALMEAGAIARTIFGDEPIRADYSAVPSAVFSQPPIGHVGLTEDEATETYGDIDIYISNFKPXRATLSGLPDRVFMKVIVCAKTNKVLGVHMCGEDAPEIIQGIAIAVKAGLTKQNFDSTIGVHPTTAEEFVTMRNPTRKLRRRTTAEAKTKDKAASQK